One Solea senegalensis isolate Sse05_10M linkage group LG13, IFAPA_SoseM_1, whole genome shotgun sequence DNA segment encodes these proteins:
- the grik1a gene encoding glutamate receptor ionotropic, kainate 1 isoform X4: protein MEERKTLFSFFFYLLIATQLCLSSAQVLRIGGIFETRESELVSMDELAFKFAVNNINRNKTLIPNTTLTYDIQRINLFDGFEASRRVCDQLALGVVAVFGPSHSSSVSAVQSICNALEVPHIQTRWKHPSVDNKDTFFINLFPEYTAIARAILDVVSFFKWRKLTVVYEDSTGLMRMQELIKAPAKLNLKVKIRQLTPGNQDARPLLKELKKDKEFFIIFDCSYRMAAELLKQLSSMGMMTEYYHFFFTTLDLFALDLEPYRYSGVNMTGFRLLNIDDPWVSSTMEKWAAERLQGPKQESGLMDGVMTTDAALMYDAVFMVAVASQRATQMTVSSLQCHRHKPWRFGPRFMNLFKEAQWDGLTGHIVLNKTDGLRRDFDLDIISLKEDGAARIAVWNSYKGMKLMEKSNRDKNNNVTDSLANRTLIVTTILENPYVMYRKSDKELAGNDRFEGYCLDLLKELSNILGFTYEVRLVADGKYGAQNDKGEWNGMVRELIDHVADLAVAPLTITYVREKVIDFSKPFMTLGISILYRKPNGTNPGVFSFLNPLSPDIWMYVLLACTGVSCVLFVIARFTPYEWYNPHPCNPSSTLIQNNFTLLNSFWFGIGALMRQGSELMPKALSTRIVGGIWWFFTLIIISSYTANLAAFLTVERMDAPIDSADDLAKQTRIEYGAVRDGSTMTFFKKSKISTYEKMWAFMSSRKNTALVKNNQDGITRVLTTDYAMLMESTSIEYISQRNCNLTQIGGLIDSKGYGVGTPIGSPYRDKVTIAILQLQEEGKLHMMKEKWWRGNGCPEEDNKEANALGVENIGGIFIVLAAGLVLSVFVAIGEFIYKARRNADIEEAFCFFYGVQSHQFQRRGSASSTGTSLSTDLESGRLLGDDTG from the exons GTGGCATTTTTGAGACCCGGGAGAGCGAGTTGGTGAGCATGGACGAGCTGGCGTTCAAGTTCGCCGTCAATAACATCAACCGCAACAAGACCCTGATTCCCAACACCACCCTCACCTACGACATACAGAGGATCAACCTCTTCGATGGCTTCGAGGCCTCCCGCAGAG TGTGTGACCAGCTCGCTCTCGGGGTGGTCGCTGTGTTCGGACCTTCTCACAGCTCCTCGGTCAGTGCCGTTCAGTCCATCTGCAACGCCCTGGAGGTGCCGCACATCCAGACCCGCTGGAAACACCCGTCGGTGGACAACAAGGACACGTTCTTCATCAACCTGTTCCCCGAGTACACCGCCATCGCCAGAGCCATCCTGGATGTGGTCTCTTTCTTTAAGTGGAGGAAGCTCACAGTGGTGTACGAGGACAGCACAG GTCTGATGCGGATGCAGGAGTTAATCAAAGCTCCGGCAAAGCTCAACCTGAAGGTCAAGATCCGCCAGCTCACCCCGGGTAACCAGGACGCGCGCCCACTGCTCAAGGAGCTGAAGAAAGACAAGGAGTTCTTCATCATCTTTGACTGCTCCTATCGCATGGCTGCCGAGCTCCTGAAACAG CTTTCCTCTATGGGAATGATGACAGAGTACTACCACTTTTTCTTCACAACTCTG GATTTGTTTGCACTGGATTTGGAGCCGTACCGCTACAGTGGGGTCAACATGACGGGCTTCAGACTGCTGAACATAGACGACCCGTGGGTCTCGTCGACGATGGAAAAGTGGGCCGCGGAACGATTGCAGGGTCCTAAACAAGAGAGTGGCCTGATGGATGGAGTCATGACA ACGGACGCGGCCTTGATGTACGACGCCGTGTTCATGGTGGCCGTGGCGTCTCAGCGAGCCACGCAGATGACCGTCAGCTCCCTGCAGTGTCACCGCCACAAGCCCTGGCGCTTCGGACCGCGCTTCATGAACCTCTTCAAGGAG GCACAGTGGGACGGACTGACAGGACACATTGTTCTTAATAAGACAGATGGCCTGAGGAGAGACTTTGATTTGGACATCATCAGCCTCAAAGAAGACGGAGCTGCCAGG ATTGCTGTGTGGAACTCGTACAAGGGGATGAAACTGATGGAGAAGTCCAACCGAGACAAGAATAACAATGTGACGGACTCTCTGGCGAACAGGACTCTTATCGTCACCACCATACTG GAAAACCCATACGTGATGTATAGAAAGTCCGACAAGGAGCTGGCGGGTAACGATCGCTTCGAGGGCTACTGTCTGGACTTGTTGAAAGAGCTCTCCAACATCTTGGGGTTTACGTATGAAGTCAGACTGGTGGCCGACGGGAAATACGGAGCGCAGAATGACAAGGGGGAGTGGAACGGGATGGTGCGCGAGCTGATCGACCAC GTTGCGGACCTCGCTGTGGCCCCTTTGACCATCACTTATGTCAGAGAGAAAGTCATCGACTTCTCCAAACCCTTCATGACCTTGGGCATCAGCATCCTGTACCGCAAGCCCAACGGCACCAACCCGGGCGTGTTCTCCTTCCTCAATCCCCTGTCTCCAGACATCTGGATGTATGTGCTGCTGGCCTGCACTGGGGTCAGCTGTGTGCTCTTTGTGATTGCCAG GTTTACTCCATACGAGTGGTACAACCCGCACCCGTGCAACCCGTCCTCCACTCTCATCCAGAACAATTTCACTCTGCTCAACAGCTTCTGGTTTGGCATCGGCGCGCTCATGCGGCAAG GCTCGGAGCTCATGCCTAAAGCCCTGTCCACCCGTATCGTCGGCGGTATCTGGTGGTTCTTTACTTTAATCATCATCTCCTCGTACACGGCCAACTTGGCCGCGTTCCTCACGGTGGAGCGCATGGACGCGCCCATCGACTCGGCGGACGACCTGGCCAAACAGACCAGGATCGAATACGGGGCCGTGAGGGACGGATCCACCATGACCTTCTTCAAG AAATCCAAGATCTCCACGTATGAGAAGATGTGGGCGTTTATGAGCAGCAGGAAGAACACTGCGCTGGTGAAAAACAACCAGGACGGCATCACCCGCGTCCTGACCACGGACTACGCCATGCTGATGGAGTCCACCAGCATCGAGTACATAAGCCAGAGGAACTGCAACCTCACGCAGATCGGAGGGCTCATAGACTCCAAGGGCTACGGGGTGGGAACGCCTATCG GTTCTCCATACAGGGACAAAGTGACCATAGCCATTCTCCAGCTGCAGGAGGAAGGGAAGCTGCACATGATGAAGGAGAAGTGGTGGCGAGGAAACGGCTGCCCCGAGGAGGACAACAAGGAGGCCAACGCTCTGGGCGTGGAAAACATCGGCGGTATCTTCATCGTCCTGGCTGCCGGTCTGGTTCTGTCTGTGTTCGTGGCCATTGGAGAGTTCATCTACAAGGCGCGCAGGAACGCAGACATCGAGGAG gccttttgtttcttttacgGGGTGCAGTCGCACCAGTTTCAGCGGCggggctccgcctcctccactGGCACCTCCTTATCTACTGATTTGGAGAGCGGCAGGCTGCTGGGCGATGACACGGGGTAG
- the grik1a gene encoding glutamate receptor ionotropic, kainate 1 isoform X2 translates to MEERKTLFSFFFYLLIATQLCLSSAQVLRIGGIFETRESELVSMDELAFKFAVNNINRNKTLIPNTTLTYDIQRINLFDGFEASRRVCDQLALGVVAVFGPSHSSSVSAVQSICNALEVPHIQTRWKHPSVDNKDTFFINLFPEYTAIARAILDVVSFFKWRKLTVVYEDSTGLMRMQELIKAPAKLNLKVKIRQLTPGNQDARPLLKELKKDKEFFIIFDCSYRMAAELLKQLSSMGMMTEYYHFFFTTLDLFALDLEPYRYSGVNMTGFRLLNIDDPWVSSTMEKWAAERLQGPKQESGLMDGVMTTDAALMYDAVFMVAVASQRATQMTVSSLQCHRHKPWRFGPRFMNLFKEAQWDGLTGHIVLNKTDGLRRDFDLDIISLKEDGAARGNAEAGSRLTKRWIKIAVWNSYKGMKLMEKSNRDKNNNVTDSLANRTLIVTTILENPYVMYRKSDKELAGNDRFEGYCLDLLKELSNILGFTYEVRLVADGKYGAQNDKGEWNGMVRELIDHVADLAVAPLTITYVREKVIDFSKPFMTLGISILYRKPNGTNPGVFSFLNPLSPDIWMYVLLACTGVSCVLFVIARFTPYEWYNPHPCNPSSTLIQNNFTLLNSFWFGIGALMRQGSELMPKALSTRIVGGIWWFFTLIIISSYTANLAAFLTVERMDAPIDSADDLAKQTRIEYGAVRDGSTMTFFKKSKISTYEKMWAFMSSRKNTALVKNNQDGITRVLTTDYAMLMESTSIEYISQRNCNLTQIGGLIDSKGYGVGTPIGSPYRDKVTIAILQLQEEGKLHMMKEKWWRGNGCPEEDNKEANALGVENIGGIFIVLAAGLVLSVFVAIGEFIYKARRNADIEEAFCFFYGVQSHQFQRRGSASSTGTSLSTDLESGRLLGDDTG, encoded by the exons GTGGCATTTTTGAGACCCGGGAGAGCGAGTTGGTGAGCATGGACGAGCTGGCGTTCAAGTTCGCCGTCAATAACATCAACCGCAACAAGACCCTGATTCCCAACACCACCCTCACCTACGACATACAGAGGATCAACCTCTTCGATGGCTTCGAGGCCTCCCGCAGAG TGTGTGACCAGCTCGCTCTCGGGGTGGTCGCTGTGTTCGGACCTTCTCACAGCTCCTCGGTCAGTGCCGTTCAGTCCATCTGCAACGCCCTGGAGGTGCCGCACATCCAGACCCGCTGGAAACACCCGTCGGTGGACAACAAGGACACGTTCTTCATCAACCTGTTCCCCGAGTACACCGCCATCGCCAGAGCCATCCTGGATGTGGTCTCTTTCTTTAAGTGGAGGAAGCTCACAGTGGTGTACGAGGACAGCACAG GTCTGATGCGGATGCAGGAGTTAATCAAAGCTCCGGCAAAGCTCAACCTGAAGGTCAAGATCCGCCAGCTCACCCCGGGTAACCAGGACGCGCGCCCACTGCTCAAGGAGCTGAAGAAAGACAAGGAGTTCTTCATCATCTTTGACTGCTCCTATCGCATGGCTGCCGAGCTCCTGAAACAG CTTTCCTCTATGGGAATGATGACAGAGTACTACCACTTTTTCTTCACAACTCTG GATTTGTTTGCACTGGATTTGGAGCCGTACCGCTACAGTGGGGTCAACATGACGGGCTTCAGACTGCTGAACATAGACGACCCGTGGGTCTCGTCGACGATGGAAAAGTGGGCCGCGGAACGATTGCAGGGTCCTAAACAAGAGAGTGGCCTGATGGATGGAGTCATGACA ACGGACGCGGCCTTGATGTACGACGCCGTGTTCATGGTGGCCGTGGCGTCTCAGCGAGCCACGCAGATGACCGTCAGCTCCCTGCAGTGTCACCGCCACAAGCCCTGGCGCTTCGGACCGCGCTTCATGAACCTCTTCAAGGAG GCACAGTGGGACGGACTGACAGGACACATTGTTCTTAATAAGACAGATGGCCTGAGGAGAGACTTTGATTTGGACATCATCAGCCTCAAAGAAGACGGAGCTGCCAGG GGTAACGCGGAGGCCGGAAGTCGCCTCACGAAGCGGTGGATCAAG ATTGCTGTGTGGAACTCGTACAAGGGGATGAAACTGATGGAGAAGTCCAACCGAGACAAGAATAACAATGTGACGGACTCTCTGGCGAACAGGACTCTTATCGTCACCACCATACTG GAAAACCCATACGTGATGTATAGAAAGTCCGACAAGGAGCTGGCGGGTAACGATCGCTTCGAGGGCTACTGTCTGGACTTGTTGAAAGAGCTCTCCAACATCTTGGGGTTTACGTATGAAGTCAGACTGGTGGCCGACGGGAAATACGGAGCGCAGAATGACAAGGGGGAGTGGAACGGGATGGTGCGCGAGCTGATCGACCAC GTTGCGGACCTCGCTGTGGCCCCTTTGACCATCACTTATGTCAGAGAGAAAGTCATCGACTTCTCCAAACCCTTCATGACCTTGGGCATCAGCATCCTGTACCGCAAGCCCAACGGCACCAACCCGGGCGTGTTCTCCTTCCTCAATCCCCTGTCTCCAGACATCTGGATGTATGTGCTGCTGGCCTGCACTGGGGTCAGCTGTGTGCTCTTTGTGATTGCCAG GTTTACTCCATACGAGTGGTACAACCCGCACCCGTGCAACCCGTCCTCCACTCTCATCCAGAACAATTTCACTCTGCTCAACAGCTTCTGGTTTGGCATCGGCGCGCTCATGCGGCAAG GCTCGGAGCTCATGCCTAAAGCCCTGTCCACCCGTATCGTCGGCGGTATCTGGTGGTTCTTTACTTTAATCATCATCTCCTCGTACACGGCCAACTTGGCCGCGTTCCTCACGGTGGAGCGCATGGACGCGCCCATCGACTCGGCGGACGACCTGGCCAAACAGACCAGGATCGAATACGGGGCCGTGAGGGACGGATCCACCATGACCTTCTTCAAG AAATCCAAGATCTCCACGTATGAGAAGATGTGGGCGTTTATGAGCAGCAGGAAGAACACTGCGCTGGTGAAAAACAACCAGGACGGCATCACCCGCGTCCTGACCACGGACTACGCCATGCTGATGGAGTCCACCAGCATCGAGTACATAAGCCAGAGGAACTGCAACCTCACGCAGATCGGAGGGCTCATAGACTCCAAGGGCTACGGGGTGGGAACGCCTATCG GTTCTCCATACAGGGACAAAGTGACCATAGCCATTCTCCAGCTGCAGGAGGAAGGGAAGCTGCACATGATGAAGGAGAAGTGGTGGCGAGGAAACGGCTGCCCCGAGGAGGACAACAAGGAGGCCAACGCTCTGGGCGTGGAAAACATCGGCGGTATCTTCATCGTCCTGGCTGCCGGTCTGGTTCTGTCTGTGTTCGTGGCCATTGGAGAGTTCATCTACAAGGCGCGCAGGAACGCAGACATCGAGGAG gccttttgtttcttttacgGGGTGCAGTCGCACCAGTTTCAGCGGCggggctccgcctcctccactGGCACCTCCTTATCTACTGATTTGGAGAGCGGCAGGCTGCTGGGCGATGACACGGGGTAG
- the grik1a gene encoding glutamate receptor ionotropic, kainate 1 isoform X3 translates to MEERKTLFSFFFYLLIATQLCLSSAQVLRIGGIFETRESELVSMDELAFKFAVNNINRNKTLIPNTTLTYDIQRINLFDGFEASRRVCDQLALGVVAVFGPSHSSSVSAVQSICNALEVPHIQTRWKHPSVDNKDTFFINLFPEYTAIARAILDVVSFFKWRKLTVVYEDSTGLMRMQELIKAPAKLNLKVKIRQLTPGNQDARPLLKELKKDKEFFIIFDCSYRMAAELLKQLSSMGMMTEYYHFFFTTLDLFALDLEPYRYSGVNMTGFRLLNIDDPWVSSTMEKWAAERLQGPKQESGLMDGVMTTDAALMYDAVFMVAVASQRATQMTVSSLQCHRHKPWRFGPRFMNLFKEAQWDGLTGHIVLNKTDGLRRDFDLDIISLKEDGAARIAVWNSYKGMKLMEKSNRDKNNNVTDSLANRTLIVTTILENPYVMYRKSDKELAGNDRFEGYCLDLLKELSNILGFTYEVRLVADGKYGAQNDKGEWNGMVRELIDHVADLAVAPLTITYVREKVIDFSKPFMTLGISILYRKPNGTNPGVFSFLNPLSPDIWMYVLLACTGVSCVLFVIARFTPYEWYNPHPCNPSSTLIQNNFTLLNSFWFGIGALMRQGSELMPKALSTRIVGGIWWFFTLIIISSYTANLAAFLTVERMDAPIDSADDLAKQTRIEYGAVRDGSTMTFFKKSKISTYEKMWAFMSSRKNTALVKNNQDGITRVLTTDYAMLMESTSIEYISQRNCNLTQIGGLIDSKGYGVGTPIGSPYRDKVTIAILQLQEEGKLHMMKEKWWRGNGCPEEDNKEANALGVENIGGIFIVLAAGLVLSVFVAIGEFIYKARRNADIEECVSFTAVMEDLGISLQCYKGIRRRSPLNTGVRSTCIFCQPQPTAKRDGRRRDSST, encoded by the exons GTGGCATTTTTGAGACCCGGGAGAGCGAGTTGGTGAGCATGGACGAGCTGGCGTTCAAGTTCGCCGTCAATAACATCAACCGCAACAAGACCCTGATTCCCAACACCACCCTCACCTACGACATACAGAGGATCAACCTCTTCGATGGCTTCGAGGCCTCCCGCAGAG TGTGTGACCAGCTCGCTCTCGGGGTGGTCGCTGTGTTCGGACCTTCTCACAGCTCCTCGGTCAGTGCCGTTCAGTCCATCTGCAACGCCCTGGAGGTGCCGCACATCCAGACCCGCTGGAAACACCCGTCGGTGGACAACAAGGACACGTTCTTCATCAACCTGTTCCCCGAGTACACCGCCATCGCCAGAGCCATCCTGGATGTGGTCTCTTTCTTTAAGTGGAGGAAGCTCACAGTGGTGTACGAGGACAGCACAG GTCTGATGCGGATGCAGGAGTTAATCAAAGCTCCGGCAAAGCTCAACCTGAAGGTCAAGATCCGCCAGCTCACCCCGGGTAACCAGGACGCGCGCCCACTGCTCAAGGAGCTGAAGAAAGACAAGGAGTTCTTCATCATCTTTGACTGCTCCTATCGCATGGCTGCCGAGCTCCTGAAACAG CTTTCCTCTATGGGAATGATGACAGAGTACTACCACTTTTTCTTCACAACTCTG GATTTGTTTGCACTGGATTTGGAGCCGTACCGCTACAGTGGGGTCAACATGACGGGCTTCAGACTGCTGAACATAGACGACCCGTGGGTCTCGTCGACGATGGAAAAGTGGGCCGCGGAACGATTGCAGGGTCCTAAACAAGAGAGTGGCCTGATGGATGGAGTCATGACA ACGGACGCGGCCTTGATGTACGACGCCGTGTTCATGGTGGCCGTGGCGTCTCAGCGAGCCACGCAGATGACCGTCAGCTCCCTGCAGTGTCACCGCCACAAGCCCTGGCGCTTCGGACCGCGCTTCATGAACCTCTTCAAGGAG GCACAGTGGGACGGACTGACAGGACACATTGTTCTTAATAAGACAGATGGCCTGAGGAGAGACTTTGATTTGGACATCATCAGCCTCAAAGAAGACGGAGCTGCCAGG ATTGCTGTGTGGAACTCGTACAAGGGGATGAAACTGATGGAGAAGTCCAACCGAGACAAGAATAACAATGTGACGGACTCTCTGGCGAACAGGACTCTTATCGTCACCACCATACTG GAAAACCCATACGTGATGTATAGAAAGTCCGACAAGGAGCTGGCGGGTAACGATCGCTTCGAGGGCTACTGTCTGGACTTGTTGAAAGAGCTCTCCAACATCTTGGGGTTTACGTATGAAGTCAGACTGGTGGCCGACGGGAAATACGGAGCGCAGAATGACAAGGGGGAGTGGAACGGGATGGTGCGCGAGCTGATCGACCAC GTTGCGGACCTCGCTGTGGCCCCTTTGACCATCACTTATGTCAGAGAGAAAGTCATCGACTTCTCCAAACCCTTCATGACCTTGGGCATCAGCATCCTGTACCGCAAGCCCAACGGCACCAACCCGGGCGTGTTCTCCTTCCTCAATCCCCTGTCTCCAGACATCTGGATGTATGTGCTGCTGGCCTGCACTGGGGTCAGCTGTGTGCTCTTTGTGATTGCCAG GTTTACTCCATACGAGTGGTACAACCCGCACCCGTGCAACCCGTCCTCCACTCTCATCCAGAACAATTTCACTCTGCTCAACAGCTTCTGGTTTGGCATCGGCGCGCTCATGCGGCAAG GCTCGGAGCTCATGCCTAAAGCCCTGTCCACCCGTATCGTCGGCGGTATCTGGTGGTTCTTTACTTTAATCATCATCTCCTCGTACACGGCCAACTTGGCCGCGTTCCTCACGGTGGAGCGCATGGACGCGCCCATCGACTCGGCGGACGACCTGGCCAAACAGACCAGGATCGAATACGGGGCCGTGAGGGACGGATCCACCATGACCTTCTTCAAG AAATCCAAGATCTCCACGTATGAGAAGATGTGGGCGTTTATGAGCAGCAGGAAGAACACTGCGCTGGTGAAAAACAACCAGGACGGCATCACCCGCGTCCTGACCACGGACTACGCCATGCTGATGGAGTCCACCAGCATCGAGTACATAAGCCAGAGGAACTGCAACCTCACGCAGATCGGAGGGCTCATAGACTCCAAGGGCTACGGGGTGGGAACGCCTATCG GTTCTCCATACAGGGACAAAGTGACCATAGCCATTCTCCAGCTGCAGGAGGAAGGGAAGCTGCACATGATGAAGGAGAAGTGGTGGCGAGGAAACGGCTGCCCCGAGGAGGACAACAAGGAGGCCAACGCTCTGGGCGTGGAAAACATCGGCGGTATCTTCATCGTCCTGGCTGCCGGTCTGGTTCTGTCTGTGTTCGTGGCCATTGGAGAGTTCATCTACAAGGCGCGCAGGAACGCAGACATCGAGGAG tgtgtgtcgTTTACCGCCGTCATGGAGGACTTGGGAATCTCCCTGCAGTGTTACAAAGGGATCCGGAGGAGGTCGCCACTCAACACCGGAGTTCGGTCAACTTGCATCTTCTGTCAACCGCAGCCCACCGCGAAGAGGGACGGACGGAGGCGGGACTCCAGCACTTGA
- the grik1a gene encoding glutamate receptor ionotropic, kainate 1 isoform X1 gives MEERKTLFSFFFYLLIATQLCLSSAQVLRIGGIFETRESELVSMDELAFKFAVNNINRNKTLIPNTTLTYDIQRINLFDGFEASRRVCDQLALGVVAVFGPSHSSSVSAVQSICNALEVPHIQTRWKHPSVDNKDTFFINLFPEYTAIARAILDVVSFFKWRKLTVVYEDSTGLMRMQELIKAPAKLNLKVKIRQLTPGNQDARPLLKELKKDKEFFIIFDCSYRMAAELLKQLSSMGMMTEYYHFFFTTLDLFALDLEPYRYSGVNMTGFRLLNIDDPWVSSTMEKWAAERLQGPKQESGLMDGVMTTDAALMYDAVFMVAVASQRATQMTVSSLQCHRHKPWRFGPRFMNLFKEAQWDGLTGHIVLNKTDGLRRDFDLDIISLKEDGAARGNAEAGSRLTKRWIKIAVWNSYKGMKLMEKSNRDKNNNVTDSLANRTLIVTTILENPYVMYRKSDKELAGNDRFEGYCLDLLKELSNILGFTYEVRLVADGKYGAQNDKGEWNGMVRELIDHVADLAVAPLTITYVREKVIDFSKPFMTLGISILYRKPNGTNPGVFSFLNPLSPDIWMYVLLACTGVSCVLFVIARFTPYEWYNPHPCNPSSTLIQNNFTLLNSFWFGIGALMRQGSELMPKALSTRIVGGIWWFFTLIIISSYTANLAAFLTVERMDAPIDSADDLAKQTRIEYGAVRDGSTMTFFKKSKISTYEKMWAFMSSRKNTALVKNNQDGITRVLTTDYAMLMESTSIEYISQRNCNLTQIGGLIDSKGYGVGTPIGSPYRDKVTIAILQLQEEGKLHMMKEKWWRGNGCPEEDNKEANALGVENIGGIFIVLAAGLVLSVFVAIGEFIYKARRNADIEECVSFTAVMEDLGISLQCYKGIRRRSPLNTGVRSTCIFCQPQPTAKRDGRRRDSST, from the exons GTGGCATTTTTGAGACCCGGGAGAGCGAGTTGGTGAGCATGGACGAGCTGGCGTTCAAGTTCGCCGTCAATAACATCAACCGCAACAAGACCCTGATTCCCAACACCACCCTCACCTACGACATACAGAGGATCAACCTCTTCGATGGCTTCGAGGCCTCCCGCAGAG TGTGTGACCAGCTCGCTCTCGGGGTGGTCGCTGTGTTCGGACCTTCTCACAGCTCCTCGGTCAGTGCCGTTCAGTCCATCTGCAACGCCCTGGAGGTGCCGCACATCCAGACCCGCTGGAAACACCCGTCGGTGGACAACAAGGACACGTTCTTCATCAACCTGTTCCCCGAGTACACCGCCATCGCCAGAGCCATCCTGGATGTGGTCTCTTTCTTTAAGTGGAGGAAGCTCACAGTGGTGTACGAGGACAGCACAG GTCTGATGCGGATGCAGGAGTTAATCAAAGCTCCGGCAAAGCTCAACCTGAAGGTCAAGATCCGCCAGCTCACCCCGGGTAACCAGGACGCGCGCCCACTGCTCAAGGAGCTGAAGAAAGACAAGGAGTTCTTCATCATCTTTGACTGCTCCTATCGCATGGCTGCCGAGCTCCTGAAACAG CTTTCCTCTATGGGAATGATGACAGAGTACTACCACTTTTTCTTCACAACTCTG GATTTGTTTGCACTGGATTTGGAGCCGTACCGCTACAGTGGGGTCAACATGACGGGCTTCAGACTGCTGAACATAGACGACCCGTGGGTCTCGTCGACGATGGAAAAGTGGGCCGCGGAACGATTGCAGGGTCCTAAACAAGAGAGTGGCCTGATGGATGGAGTCATGACA ACGGACGCGGCCTTGATGTACGACGCCGTGTTCATGGTGGCCGTGGCGTCTCAGCGAGCCACGCAGATGACCGTCAGCTCCCTGCAGTGTCACCGCCACAAGCCCTGGCGCTTCGGACCGCGCTTCATGAACCTCTTCAAGGAG GCACAGTGGGACGGACTGACAGGACACATTGTTCTTAATAAGACAGATGGCCTGAGGAGAGACTTTGATTTGGACATCATCAGCCTCAAAGAAGACGGAGCTGCCAGG GGTAACGCGGAGGCCGGAAGTCGCCTCACGAAGCGGTGGATCAAG ATTGCTGTGTGGAACTCGTACAAGGGGATGAAACTGATGGAGAAGTCCAACCGAGACAAGAATAACAATGTGACGGACTCTCTGGCGAACAGGACTCTTATCGTCACCACCATACTG GAAAACCCATACGTGATGTATAGAAAGTCCGACAAGGAGCTGGCGGGTAACGATCGCTTCGAGGGCTACTGTCTGGACTTGTTGAAAGAGCTCTCCAACATCTTGGGGTTTACGTATGAAGTCAGACTGGTGGCCGACGGGAAATACGGAGCGCAGAATGACAAGGGGGAGTGGAACGGGATGGTGCGCGAGCTGATCGACCAC GTTGCGGACCTCGCTGTGGCCCCTTTGACCATCACTTATGTCAGAGAGAAAGTCATCGACTTCTCCAAACCCTTCATGACCTTGGGCATCAGCATCCTGTACCGCAAGCCCAACGGCACCAACCCGGGCGTGTTCTCCTTCCTCAATCCCCTGTCTCCAGACATCTGGATGTATGTGCTGCTGGCCTGCACTGGGGTCAGCTGTGTGCTCTTTGTGATTGCCAG GTTTACTCCATACGAGTGGTACAACCCGCACCCGTGCAACCCGTCCTCCACTCTCATCCAGAACAATTTCACTCTGCTCAACAGCTTCTGGTTTGGCATCGGCGCGCTCATGCGGCAAG GCTCGGAGCTCATGCCTAAAGCCCTGTCCACCCGTATCGTCGGCGGTATCTGGTGGTTCTTTACTTTAATCATCATCTCCTCGTACACGGCCAACTTGGCCGCGTTCCTCACGGTGGAGCGCATGGACGCGCCCATCGACTCGGCGGACGACCTGGCCAAACAGACCAGGATCGAATACGGGGCCGTGAGGGACGGATCCACCATGACCTTCTTCAAG AAATCCAAGATCTCCACGTATGAGAAGATGTGGGCGTTTATGAGCAGCAGGAAGAACACTGCGCTGGTGAAAAACAACCAGGACGGCATCACCCGCGTCCTGACCACGGACTACGCCATGCTGATGGAGTCCACCAGCATCGAGTACATAAGCCAGAGGAACTGCAACCTCACGCAGATCGGAGGGCTCATAGACTCCAAGGGCTACGGGGTGGGAACGCCTATCG GTTCTCCATACAGGGACAAAGTGACCATAGCCATTCTCCAGCTGCAGGAGGAAGGGAAGCTGCACATGATGAAGGAGAAGTGGTGGCGAGGAAACGGCTGCCCCGAGGAGGACAACAAGGAGGCCAACGCTCTGGGCGTGGAAAACATCGGCGGTATCTTCATCGTCCTGGCTGCCGGTCTGGTTCTGTCTGTGTTCGTGGCCATTGGAGAGTTCATCTACAAGGCGCGCAGGAACGCAGACATCGAGGAG tgtgtgtcgTTTACCGCCGTCATGGAGGACTTGGGAATCTCCCTGCAGTGTTACAAAGGGATCCGGAGGAGGTCGCCACTCAACACCGGAGTTCGGTCAACTTGCATCTTCTGTCAACCGCAGCCCACCGCGAAGAGGGACGGACGGAGGCGGGACTCCAGCACTTGA